Within Vicia villosa cultivar HV-30 ecotype Madison, WI linkage group LG1, Vvil1.0, whole genome shotgun sequence, the genomic segment GTTGGGTTTTTTTGAAGCAGACTAAGAAGCTCTTCAAAGCGTTTTCTGACTCCCTAAAGCACTTTAAATCGCGATACTATCTTCTCCACCCTAAAAAAAAGGCGGCCATATATTTAGTTTTTCTACGAGTGCTAGCATTGGACATGCAGGGCAGGCCGAGTTTGAATGAGATCGGGGATCCAAGGATGAGGTTGAGGGGTAGGTTTAGGTTTCATTGGTCGAAATCTTTTAATGATGAGTACTCCGGTCGGGTTAGCCTTGGTTTTGAGTATGCCCTCCTGATGAAGACTCTCAGAGATGCTCTTCAAGCGGCTGTCGTTCGGGAATCTGTCTTTCGTCGCTCTATGGCTTCCATTAAGGATAAGACTGACGAGGAGAGGGCCCTTTCTACCCGAGCGGACTTGAAtgttcaaaatattaaataattaaacaccCAGGGGTCCACCGTCACCTTTCTATATCTCAATTCACAAGTATCACACTAGATAAGGTCCTTTTTACCTAACTCTTTCCAATCCTGAACGAATACTGATTCTAATTTTCAACATCATACTAGAGCAGATCCAATAATAGAGGATTTGTGGTTCGATATCAAGAAATCCGATTTGGTATCTTTAAAGGCAACAAATGATAGATTGAAATAAAAGACAAGggggttgatgaagatgatgaattctggaaaaaaattggaaaaggtTGTTCTGTGTTATTTTAGTGTTGGTCATTTGGAAAAGTCTATATTAGTATGTTGTAATGTTTTGAATTAGTATGTTTAAATTAAAAAAGTCTGTATTGAATTTTAAAGTTATCAATGGGAAATGATTGGTTACACCTTGCTAATAGTATGTATTGAGTTTTGATTTTTGTATGAAATGGGAAATGATTGGTATGCACTTGAACATAATCAAGAATAACAATTTTAACATGACAAATAATTACAGGTCCAAAACAGTTTATAGGTCCTTCATACACACTCAAGTCCTCACTAGCAAATTCACCACTATGGCAGATTGTAATGATTAGATATTCATCCATTTCAGACTATGCCCTagatagacatgaagaacaatgatTTTAGAAACAtggaataaaaaacaaaataaagtatCAGACCTAACTACGTTACTAATACAGATGCAGAAACTTACTTCTGATGTCGTCTTCGCTTTCACCTTGAATGTCGTATTCGTCTTCGTTCGCAGCAACTTCAACTCGGAGATTCGTCAATGGCAGCTATGCTAGGGTTTCCTCCAAGAACCAACAATGACAAATGAAGTTTCTATTTCACTTcccttttctattttatttctcaGACAAAATAAACCACCTGACAAttataagggaccagaatggactTTAGGGTATAGTTACAAGACCAAAAGGGGTATTTTGTCTATTTTTTTCGGCTTATCACCACCGGTATAGTTCGGTGTTTCCACCCGATCGCAATtgcggggatcgaaccgtggttctctctaccaagtccagcgccaattaCCATTGACgatttattttcaattatattaattttttaacaaaaaatattaaatttaaagataatgtaattttaatataaaataatttcatgatatatatttatttttaaatataataaatttcaaatatgataaatatattaatagtttattttaatatatgttgtatgcatttaaaaatataaaaaatattttttttttgcaaatttctagtaaaataataaaacggtggcatttcattttatttataagtTGTAGTGGAGCAAGAGATACATACAtataggggtgatcgtatccgaaccaatccaaaaggaaaaccgcaaaccgaaccaatccaaactgaaaaccgcaaaaaccgcgtttggtttggatgattttggatgatttttttggccaaaccgcacggttcggtttgcggttttcatttcacaaaaccgaaccaaaccaaactgaaccacatatttaactaaaattttgaatttctataattaatttattatatttccaatccaattgcaatattgtacactcacgtcacgtgactcactattccttcattcttccttcctattcaacatttcaacttcattctttgatttctctctcactcattctagagaagcatttgatgtatatgtagtactgataatatttagtcctgaagttgtaatgttgtattaatatttagaactgaagttatctgatacttgtatatgtagtatgtagtttattagtatgaaaaactgtatattgtatgtagtatgaataactaaagttatattagtaatttagtatgtagtatatgtaaaatacatagtatgctactgtaaaatacatgatacagttatatggtagtaattttggtgtaaaatacatgtatggaataatgaattattttggtgtaattagtatgaaaaacttctttttaatgatactgtaatatatgtaatataagtatggaagaatgaattattttctttttttattttagtacatttttattttatggtgtaaacCGCAGTCCACCGAACCaatcctaaccgcattggtttggcttggtttggtttggatgactttttaaaattaaccgaaccaaaccgaaccgcatgcatttttatctcgcggttaggatgacttttatgctcaaaaccgaaccaaaccgcactgCGAACACCCCTACATACGTATACATCAACCGATTCGATGGCAAGCAAATGAATTTGGGAGGAGTGAACATtcaattaaattggataaaataaccTGCATTTAATGTATTTGGGTTAAATTTGTAATTATAAAACATTAGTGTCTAttactaataatataataaaagtaGATAAATGGACCTCTCAAATTTTGACAAAACTAAGTTGGATAAAGTTATCCAACTTTTAAATGGGGCCATAAAATAATAGGCAAAATActtattttggtcccttaactatacccctAGGTTcagtttggtcccttaatttttttcGTGCCAAAATGGTCTTTTAACTTTTTAATAGATGCATATGAGTCCCTTCCTTCCACTCCGTTAGTCAAAGTCTGTTAAATGTCTACGTGGCAGTGACATGTGGATTTGACCAAGTATTGTGAGGGACTTAGCATCGAAAAAACCGACGCTAAAAATTATTGTTGTTCATCTACTTCCCcaaaatttttcttaaaaaaaacttaaaaatttggGGATatcaacaaaaactcaaaatttcttaCTAAAAATCGTGAACAGCATAAATTTcttactaacaaaaaaaattccataaaatcaTATCTCTTCCACCCATAACAGCATATCTCTTTCTCTCATAAAACGTGAACAAAacttctctcttcctctcttttTCATCTCTTACTAACAACAACAAATTCTATAAAATCAAATGAACACAATGCAATCAAGTCCTGCAATCTCAACAATAAATCACAAGCAACAAAAACATCATGAAAAAAGTGGTTGTCGGAGGGGTGGGGGCTTCAACGGAGATCTGGTGCGGAGGGAGGATGGAACACGGTTGGCCGTAGACGGCGGAAGGGTGCTTCCATGCTTTCGGTCCGTTTATGATATTTTCTTTTCTCACTCTTCTTTGTTCTGTTTTGATTTTGCTTTAATCCATAGATTTTGCATTGAGGTCGAAGAGGATTTATTGTTTTTGTGCAGGTTCTTGAATCAGATTGTGTTTAGAGGTGAGTTTGGTGgtgttgattttgaatttgtgaggtTTATGTCATGTTGATGtgttttatttacatgagtttgttgttgttgtgatttgGTAAAGTGACAAAAGTTGAAGATAATTTGTGGCTACTCTGTTAGATTTTGCAGGTTTATGGTTTGGGTTGGAGGATGACAAAGGTCATGTTAATGGTGCATAATGAAGGTTTATGGtttgttgttatcatcaaatttttgggtttttttgaaggaaaattttttgggaagaagatgaacaataattaaaaaaaatccagaaatAGTTTTTAGCGTCGGTTTTTCCGACGATAATCCATCACAATACTAGGTCAAATCCACCTGTCAATGCCACGTAGACATTTAACAGATTTTAACTAACGGAGTAGATGGAAGGGACTCATATGCATCTATTAAAAAGTTAAAGGACCATTTTGACACGAaaaaaagttaagggaccaaactgAACTTAGGGGTATAGTTAAGAGACCAAAATAGATATTTTGCCAAAATAATAATATGCATTAGTAACAATATGATAAAGTGGACACATGGACCTTTCAAATTTCAATAGTTGACAAGTAAGTTGAATAAAGTTACCTTGGTAGATAAGAATTTGCCATCTTAAACCAAACCATTTGTAAGCTAGTACTATCGATAAGGCACGCATTTTAATCATAGTATCAAGTCGAGAGGCTATATATATAGAAACcgacaaacatttaaagtgattGTCATTGTAAACCACACAAGAGAATTCATTGCTTGTCTGTTCCCGGTTATAACACTCCTTCAAAAAGGAACCGGCGATACAAAATACAAAGAGCGTAAGAAGCTAGGGGAAAAGCAAAGATGAATATGGAAGGAGAAGAGAAACCCCTTAAAATCTACTTCATACCTTACTTAGCACCTGGTCATATAATCCCTCTATGCGATATAGCAACTCTCTTCGCTTCACGCCGTCAACATGTCACCATCATAACCACACCTTCCAACGCTCAAATCCTTCGTAAATCCATCCCTTTAAACCAACACCTCCGTCTTCACACCGTTCCATTTCCTTCCCAGGAACTTGGCCTCCCTGACGGCGTTGAAAGCCTCTCCTCCGCCACTAACACTGATAAACTCGTTAAAATCTACCAAGTCACCACTCTTCTCCAACCACCTATCCAACAGTTTGTCGAGCAGAACCCACCTGATTGCATCGTCGCGGATTTCTTGTTTCCGTGGGTTGATGAGCTTGCAAACAAGCTTCAAATTCCTAGATTCGCTTTCAACGGTTTCTCACTCTTTGCTATATGTGCCATTGAATCTGTTAAAGCAAACTCTCTTTATGAATCTTCATGTTATGTAATTCCTGACCTTCCTCATTCTATCTCCATGAACGCAACACCGCCGAAGGTAATGAGTGAACTGTTGGAAGCGCTTTTGGAAACGGTGTTCAAAAGTAATGGAATCATTGTGAACAGTTTCGCTGAACTTGACGGTGAAGACTACATCAAACACTACGAGGAAACCACAGGTCACAAAGCTTGGCATCTTGGTCCAGCTTCTCTTATTCGTAGAACACTTCAAGAGAAATCAGAGAGAGGAGAACAGAGCGTGGTGAACATGCATGAGTGCTTGAGTTGGCTCGACTCAAAGCGAGTTAACTCGGTGTTGTATATATGCTTCGGAAGTGTGTGCCATTTTGAAGATAAACAGCTTTACGAAATTTCGTGTGCTGTAGAAGCATCAGGTCACGAATTCGTATGGGTTGTTCCAGAGAAGAAAGGGAAGGAAGATGAgagtgaagaagagaaagaaaagtgGTTGCCGAAGGGATTTGAAGAGAGAATGATTGCGAAGAAGAAGGGTTTGATTATTAAGGGGTGGGCACCGCAGGTTATGATTCTGAACCACCATGCTGTGGGTGCGTTTTTGACGCATTGTGGGTGGAATTCAACCGTGGAGGCTGTTAGTGCGGGGGTTCCGATGATAACATGGCCGGTTCATGGTGAGCAATTCTACAATGAGAAGTTGATAACGCAGGTGCAGGGGATTGGGGTGGAGGTGGGTGCAGCTGAGTGGAGGATGATGGGGTTTGGGGAAAGAGAAAAGATTGTGAGTAGAGAGAGTATTGAGAAGGCTGTGAGGAGGTTAATGGATGGTGGTGATGAAGCTGAGAAAATCAGACAGAGTGCTCTAGAGTTTGGGGATAAGGCCAAAATGGCAGTTCAGGAAGGTGGCTCATCTCACATGAATTTAACTGTCTTGATTGATGAACTTCTACAATTGAGGGACCGCAAGTTTCTAGAGTAAAAgtaattttatttctttgtttttagttatttatagtttctagtttttatttattgaattgtCATTTCTAGTTCTAAACGATAAAAGAGCGGGATAATTTTTCTACtcataaaaaaataatgtatCTTCAACCATCTCATTATACTATTTAATTTTAACTAGACTGTACACCGTACGATGtaggcagtgttttaaaaaccggaccggccggtcgaacCGGAAACCGatcaggtaaccggtctggttcaatagtcggatCTGGTATGCCATCAAATCGGTGGGAATCGGTGAAAACCGGAAAAATCGGGAAAATCGGAAAATCGgcggtttaatttttttttttttaaacttttttctaaaaactttttttaacatttcttttaaactcttttttaatatatttagtagtgtattacttaaatagcattctcacatagttttttcgttagtgacaaattaaaaactttattgtctatttgttatctttgctaataaattttcttaaatagcttaaacatattgaattttatttgattttctttttaggaggatcctattttgaattaaatttggtacacattgacgttattttgttataaactattcaattagattatgttgtaattagactttgtttagattatattgtaattagactttgtttgcaattagactttgtaattttttactattttgttatgtgtgatacctttgtttaaaatttgaatttaagttatgaaattgtgaatttatgatatgatatttttaaaaaatttaaaagctagttatatttttttagagattgaatcatccggttcgaccggttttatacctatataatgacatgTCTATTCAACCGATTTATCtggtttaatccggtttagtcGTGCGGTTCGActagtgacccagtggttcgaccgataaatcagtgacccagtaccctcaccggttcgatgaccggtccgatttttaaaacactggatgCAGGGATATTTGTTATTTAGATATCATTGACAACtagtgtgatacccgtgcgtccgcatgCGTACCTGTTGTGGCCATGTTATTTTgttctatatatatatagatatatatatatatatatatatatatatatatatatatatatatatatatatatatatatatatatatatatatatattattctagaggtaattttttttttgtgtaagcattctagaggtaaatgtcataaaaccagatgtgtaaaatatagaaatttgtttttaataggttggggcaaagtttgagatattttcttccataaaaattattttcccgttaatattcaatatttcgatcagtaacttcatgttcccgtaaaTTTTTAATATGTTTATCTGTAATACATGTTCTcgttgaatattttattcagtaacttcatgtttccgttaatattcaatattttgattagtatctTCATGTTCctgctaatattcattattttgatcagtaacttcgtattcctgTTAATACTCCAAActttttcccgttaatattcaatatttttatcagtaacttcaagttcccgtaaatattttttattttgatcagtaactccgtttttctgttaatattcattattttgatcaataactttgtgttcccgttaatattcaaaaattggatcagtaacttaatgtttccgattatattaaaaattttgataagtaactttgtcttccgttaatattcaatattttaatcaataacttcgtgctcccgttaatattcaatattttaaatattaacgggatattcgtgcattcgcacggggagtagtgtggtacgctcatttgttttaatattcaatatttcgatcagtatgttcatgttctcgttaatattcaatattttattcagtaacttcatgttcccattaatattcaatattttgattagtaacttcatgttcttgcttattttgttcaatattatattttttttataaaaaaaagaaattgatgtaattattattatgatacatTTCGTTCAGCAAAGATACATAATAAActtaaaaatgaaattgataaagaatagaataatgaagtgttattttattaatatgcaataaaaattgggAAGATCAATAAAAAATACACAATGTCGATTGTCCTATGCAATAAACTtagtcacatttactttcaacGTATTCCagatttgttcccgttaatattcaatatttttatcagtaaagttatgttcccgttaatattcattattttgatcagtaactccgtgttcccgttaatattgaaaaaatttatcagtaagtTAATGTTTCCgttgatattcaaaaaaattatcagtaacttcgtgttctcgttaatattcaatattttgtcaataaccccgtatttccgttaatatttattattttgattagtaacttcgtgttcccgttattgttcaaaatttgttcccgttaatattcaaaattttgatcagtaacttaatgtttccgataatattcaaaattttgatcagtaacttcgtgctcccgttaatattcaatattttaatcaataactccgtactccagttaatattcaatattttgaatattaacgggatacaTGTTCATTAGCACTGGGACCAGTGTGGTACgctcatttattttaatattaaatattttgatcaataaatattatttttccgttaatatttaatattttgatcagtaacttcatgttttcatcaatatttttatttcggaattatttataaaactatttaaatcaattgtaaacttattctcgttattattcaacatttaattaaatgtgttaatatcagtaccatatgcgcgtaccatataattacccgtgtgtatccgtaatatattattttgtatttggatagaattgacccattaaagttttaatggtaatatttcaattatattatattatatatagataaatatatattgattattgatgaacttgtccagttaaaattttaaattttataaatgacaaacaaattgtatgattaataaaaaatatcatacaattttgatattatttattcatataatacttatgtttcattctattactatttattcatacattccttatgtttcattctattactatttattcatacagtacttatgtttcattcgattacttatgcttattaacacccatagttattttaaatatgttttttaaaaaatagtcaatagatctaatatatttattttatttgataatctctaaaaaaatctcatatatatataactttcaaattttatattttaaataatttagtagtattagtaagaaatcttattaaagtgaaaatagaaaatagtagttagtttaattatgcattttttatcaaaaaaatccatacaatatataaaagcaatgatatgcctaaaacactttattaaaatatgtatctaataatattaatctttttgttaaatgagaggttagaCATCTTCTAACCTTATGAAATTTGGTTTTAAAATTAGGTTGATAAATTCagtattttggaaagtttctattaaataattttgaaggaaatcaagtgagataaattatttttattaatttttaatgataatttgattcactcaatgtttggtgatacaacatcaatataattggagtactaaatatatttgtaaagtatttgttttataccaattaagatattggtaagtaattgatatgattttaatgtattgattctatatcaattaaattatccCCAACGTAATGATTTTAACGTATGGGTCgttaaaaaggcttttatatcttacaaaattagataattttaggtaaatcatacaaaagtacaatattttctcgaaattatatttttttttaggtagatcatacaatattgtaaaaacagtataattttgtaagatataaaagtacaatattttctcaaatctaataatttaaaaatacatgtggtaagtactaaaagaataagaaatcaaaagttgcaatcacatacattaaatcataaattaaaagttgcaatcaatcaatcaatgattactaaaggtaattatgatatttaacttttttataggtaaatgatttatgtcttttcattctaaactctttatttacctaaaaaaatgtattgttttttttctttattctttgattctattttcttatacatttcaaaattatgtatatatttttaatttgtaatattttattatattttatctttatttttgttttattttgttcgaccttacaataaataaatatcaatcactacaagaaaattggccAATCGCGACGGTTAGTTTTGGCAGGTTACGACGGTTTGAATCGCCGTAAAAGGTAAGGCGCGACGGTTGTGTAACTGTCGCAAAAACGTGTGTCGCTAGGGTGTATTGCGACGGTTGTTAAAACTGCCACTCCAACCGTTGTTATTAATCGCGGCAGTCACAACACTGTTGTAAATTGTAAGTAGCGACGGTTACAAACCGTCGTGAAGTTTGTATGATCTTTTTAACTCTATGCTGATTGCGGAAGTTTATAACCCCcgctaaataaaataattttttttaaaaaaataaaaaaatgtattgtAGCTatgaaatttattaataaaatataacaagaAAAAATACTTAGAATTAACAACACTAACACTAGAAGAATCAACAAGCAAGTTAAATGCAGTTTGTACCATATCCTATTGATATTAAGGATTCCACTTGACGCAGGCAAACATGAAAGCTAGTGCGGAAAATTTTCTCATAGTAGCCAGGAACAAAGTTGCAAAGGGCAATAAGTGTCTGTGCTCTACCAATTTTATAAACTTCTTCAAGGGCACTCATGGTTTTAGCTTCGTGTATCCATCAAATTGCACTGAAAACATCTTTCTGAAAAAGATTCTGACTATAATAAGCAATATCCATCAAGAACTAAGTAGTAGAAGTTGCAAACAAATGTACTCCATGACAACAAAGAAACCTTTTTGTAAACAAACCAAAATTATTCTCTCCATGTCTTTGATTTTGATCCAATTGTTGAAGCTTTTCCAATTCAGTTTCTATCTCAACTTGCATAACTTTTGACATATTTGCAGCAGCTTGTTCAGCATTCTTTGCAACCAAAGCAGTGTATCTTGCTGTTTCAGGCATTTTCATCCTCCAATAGTATGTCAACACTGCCGGAATTACACTGAATATCAAGACTATCCTCCAAACGTAATCCGCTTGTGGAACTGTGGACAGAATTGGGTTAACATAAAAAGCTGGAGCAGGTTAAAAggctttaaaaatatataaactataatTCCAACAGCTCTACCAGCAAAAATTCCAAAACCTTGCATAGCAACAGCAACTGTAAATGCGCCTCGAGTCTTTTTGTTTGCATACTCAGACATGATTGTAGCAGAAAGAGGGTAATCGCCACCAATTCCAAATCCAAGCCAAAACCTAAAGAAACAAAGAGTAGACATACGATACTTGGTAAAGAGAGCAGGAAACTCATCATGACACCAATATAGAAGATAACTTAGACACATGATCAACATTTTCAAACCTTACAATTGGAGCAACAACCTTATCTCGCCCAGGATCTAAGAAATTAGAATCAACCAGCTTAAAATCACAAACAACACTTGAAATTGATACTAATCCCTAAAACCACAATGAATTGTGAAAACTGAGCCTTACTTTAACAACCGACTTGAACAACTGGTGGTTCTCTTTAGTTCAAAATGTACAAGCTGCAGTATACACAACATGTATCAAATCTATTAACAAATACTTGACATAGTTCTACCAAACTATAGCATCACAAAGTATGTAAT encodes:
- the LOC131632174 gene encoding scopoletin glucosyltransferase-like; translation: MNMEGEEKPLKIYFIPYLAPGHIIPLCDIATLFASRRQHVTIITTPSNAQILRKSIPLNQHLRLHTVPFPSQELGLPDGVESLSSATNTDKLVKIYQVTTLLQPPIQQFVEQNPPDCIVADFLFPWVDELANKLQIPRFAFNGFSLFAICAIESVKANSLYESSCYVIPDLPHSISMNATPPKVMSELLEALLETVFKSNGIIVNSFAELDGEDYIKHYEETTGHKAWHLGPASLIRRTLQEKSERGEQSVVNMHECLSWLDSKRVNSVLYICFGSVCHFEDKQLYEISCAVEASGHEFVWVVPEKKGKEDESEEEKEKWLPKGFEERMIAKKKGLIIKGWAPQVMILNHHAVGAFLTHCGWNSTVEAVSAGVPMITWPVHGEQFYNEKLITQVQGIGVEVGAAEWRMMGFGEREKIVSRESIEKAVRRLMDGGDEAEKIRQSALEFGDKAKMAVQEGGSSHMNLTVLIDELLQLRDRKFLE